Proteins from a genomic interval of Capsicum annuum cultivar UCD-10X-F1 chromosome 4, UCD10Xv1.1, whole genome shotgun sequence:
- the LOC107867690 gene encoding L-type lectin-domain containing receptor kinase S.6 — translation MKMRFTVFIIVLTINSLSLSADPFNNVTLYGDALFTSKSINLTQQRNCSSSSSSSPYSSIGRAFYAYPVRFIDSLTNNTASFLCTFSFTVIPPSPSCPFGDGMAFFITSDVDDSMGYSDGYMGLPKQDSETDDSFLAVEFNTNDNLISVDTKEVRLLGSVNVDSVGIDLKSGKEMAGRIEYKDSEKMMRVWIGYELQIRPPSPVLSTHIDISNQLKEFMRIGFTAKGSAVYSISRWRFRTFGLISSPMATWDDEGNCLMCFPEEEIGEHKSDSHHGSSKGFLKLTYGGLATVVTLAACVLAISFVLARRRKCDRVEETNEGQICRLPGNRVPQKLSLSEIKSATEGFNHERIIGEGASAVVYEGEIPSKGSVAVKRFVHGGRLGPSYVPFSTEFASMVGCLRHKNLIQLQGWCCERNELVLVYEFMANGSLHKILHERSHLTKFLTWERRLNIVIGVASALMYLHEECENHIIHRDVKSCNIMLDAEFNAKLGDFGLAEVFDNSKTRDATVPAGTMGYFAPEYVYSGVPTVKTDVYSFGVVVLEVASGRKPIEEGGVLITDWVWDLWEKGKITEAADPKLMGRFQKNEMDRMLIVGLSCVHPDHEKRPRMREVYRMLKDETALFILPPKKPTVRLQSVLPEGCEEIMNWAGRVEDTPWSTPRTHFSRN, via the coding sequence ATGAAAATGCGTTTCACTGTGTTTATCATCGTTTTAACCATCAATTCGCTTTCCCTTTCAGCTGATCCTTTCAACAATGTTACTCTTTACGGCGACGCTTTATTCACTTCAAAATCGATCAACCTCACTCAACAACGCAACTGTTCTTCATCATCATCGTCGTCTCCGTATTCTAGCATTGGAAGAGCTTTTTACGCCTACCCGGTTCGGTTTATTGATTCTTTAACCAATAACACTGCTTCTTTCTTGTGTACTTTCTCTTTTACTGTAATCCCTCCTTCCCCTTCTTGCCCTTTTGGTGATGGCATGGCGTTTTTCATCACTTCTGATGTTGATGATTCTATGGGTTACTCTGATGGCTACATGGGTCTTCCCAAACAAGATTCGGAGACAGATGATTCCTTCTTGGCCGTGGAATTCAATACGAATGATAACCTTATCAGTGTTGATACTAAAGAAGTTAGATTGTTGGGTTCGGTTAATGTTGATTCAGTTGGGATTGATTTGAAAAGTGGGAAAGAAATGGCGGGAAGGATTGAGTATAAAGATTCGGAGAAAATGATGAGAGTTTGGATTGGTTATGAGTTGCAGATTAGGCCACCCAGTCCTGTTCTTTCAACTCACATTGATATTTCCAATCAGTTGAAGGAGTTTATGAGGATTGGTTTTACTGCTAAAGGGTCTGCTGTTTATAGTATTAGTCGTTGGCGATTTAGAACGTTTGGATTGATTTCGTCTCCAATGGCGACTTGGGATGACGAAGGGAACTGTTTGATGTGTTTCCCTGAGGAGGAAATTGGTGAGCATAAGTCTGATTCTCATCATGGTAGTAGTAAAGGCTTTCTGAAATTGACTTATGGGGGGTTAGCTACTGTTGTTACACTTGCTGCTTGTGTTCTTGCTATTTCGTTCGTTTTAGCGAGGAGGAGAAAATGCGATAGAGTGGAGGAGACTAATGAAGGGCAAATATGTAGATTACCAGGAAATAGAGTGCCTCAAAAATTGTCATTATCTGAAATAAAATCGGCTACGGAAGGTTTTAATCATGAAAGGATAATTGGTGAAGGAGCATCTGCTGTTGTGTATGAAGGGGAAATTCCTTCTAAGGGATCTGTGGCTGTTAAGAGATTTGTACACGGGGGTAGATTGGGTCCTTCATATGTTCCTTTCAGTACTGAATTTGCTTCTATGGTTGGTTGTTTAAGACACAAGAATTTGATTCAGCTTCAAGGGTGGTGTTGTGAGAGGAATGAATTGGTCTTGGTTTATGAATTCATGGCTAATGGTAGCCTTCACAAGATCCTCCACGAGCGATCGCATTTGACTAAGTTTCTGACATGGGAGAGAAGGCTGAACATAGTTATTGGTGTGGCATCTGCTCTTATGTATCTTCATGAAGAGTGTGAGAATCATATAATTCACAGAGATGTGAAGAGTTGCAATATAATGCTCGATGCTGAGTTCAATGCCAAGCTTGGTGATTTCGGGTTGGCAGAGGTGTTTGATAATTCTAAGACAAGGGATGCTACGGTACCAGCTGGTACAATGGGATACTTTGCACCTGAGTATGTCTATTCTGGTGTTCCAACTGTTAAAACAGATGTGTATAGCTTTGGTGTTGTGGTACTAGAAGTGGCATCAGGGAGAAAGCCTATTGAAGAAGGTGGCGTTTTGATTACTGACTGGGTGTGGGACTTGTGGGAGAAAGGGAAGATAACTGAGGCTGCTGATCCGAAACTAATGGGGCGATTTCAGAAGAACGAGATGGATAGAATGCTGATCGTGGGACTTTCTTGTGTGCATCCCGATCATGAGAAGAGACCGAGAATGAGAGAAGTTTACCGTATGCTTAAAGATGAAACTGCACTTTTCATTTTACCTCCAAAGAAGCCAACTGTGAGACTCCAATCTGTTTTACCAGAGGGGTGTGAAGAAATCATGAATTGGGCTGGAAGAGTGGAGGATACACCATGGTCCACTCCAAGAACTCATTTTAGCAGGAACTAG
- the LOC107867689 gene encoding protein MITOFERRINLIKE 1, chloroplastic, which translates to MRQSQKSVRKIAMETRKGNSLSLLLQDPNDLKNEFNSLFNNLNTCLLSKHKNPKSRNSHFSPKFKFSSTSVSIEAQINNPTSSFVKTAARDSPKVQVLFKNLSVVERALIGAAGGGIAGAFTYVCLHPLDTIKTKLQTKGASEIYSGAVDAFVKTFQSKGILGFYSGVSAVIVGSTASSAVYFGTCEFGKSILSKFEGYPSVLIPPTAGAMGNIVSSAIMVPKELITQRMQAGAKGRSWQVLMRILEKDGILGLYAGYSATLLRNLPAGVLSYSSFEYLKAAVLSSVKKERLEPFQSVCCGALAGAISASLTTPLDVVKTRLMTQVHSEAANKAAAVMVTGVSATVRQILKEEGWVGFTRGMGPRVLHSACFSALGYFAFETARLTILDQYLKHKELKNLVPADEAAQAS; encoded by the coding sequence ATGCGCCAAAGCCAAAAATCTGTGAGAAAAATAGCAATGGAAACTCGAAAAGGCAACTCCCTTAGCCTCCTCCTACAAGACCCGAATGACCTCAAAAATGAATTCAACTCCCTCTTCAACAATCTCAACACTTGCCTTTTGTCTAAACACAAAAATCCCAAATCAAGAAACAGTCATTTCAGTCCgaaattcaagttttcttcaaCTTCTGTATCAATTGAAGCACAAATTAACAACCCCACTTCCAGTTTTGTAAAAACTGCTGCTAGAGACTCACCAAAAGTTCAGGTACTTTTCAAGAATCTTTCTGTTGTTGAAAGAGCACTTATTGGTGCAGCTGGCGGTGGCATTGCTGGTGCATTTACTTATGTGTGTCTTCATCCACTCGACACTATTAAAACTAAGCTTCAAACTAAAGGGGCATCTGAGATATACAGTGGGGCAGTTGATGCTTTTGTAAAGACTTTTCAAAGTAAAGGGATTCTTGGTTTTTACAGTGGTGTTTCTGCGGTTATTGTCGGGTCTACTGCTTCTTCTGCTGTTTATTTTGGGACTTGTGAGTTTGGTAAGTCAATTTTGTCGAAATTCGAAGGGTACCCTTCTGTGCTTATTCCACCTACAGCTGGTGCAATGGGGAATATTGTGTCGTCTGCGATAATGGTGCCGAAGGAATTGATTACTCAGAGAATGCAGGCTGGGGCTAAAGGGAGGTCTTGGCAGGTCCTAATGAGAATCTTGGAAAAAGATGGGATTTTGGGGTTGTATGCTGGATATAGTGCTACATTGTTGAGGAATTTGCCTGCTGGGGTTTTGAGTTATTCATCATTTGAGTATTTGAAAGCTGCGGTATTGAGTAGTGTGAAGAAGGAAAGGTTGGAGCCATTTCAGAGTGTTTGTTGTGGGGCATTGGCTGGTGCTATATCAGCTTCACTAACAACTCCTTTGGATGTGGTGAAGACTAGGTTGATGACTCAGGTGCATTCTGAAGCTGCTAATAAGGCTGCTGCTGTAATGGTTACTGGCGTCTCGGCTACTGTTAGACAGATATTGAAAGAAGAAGGTTGGGTTGGTTTTACGCGGGGAATGGGTCCTAGAGTACTTCATAGTGCTTGCTTTTCAGCTCTGGGGTACTTTGCATTTGAGACAGCTAGGCTTACAATCTTGGATCAGTATCTGAAGCATAAGGAGCTAAAGAATCTGGTTCCTGCAGATGAGGCAGCCCAGGCCAGTTAG